One part of the Arachidicoccus terrestris genome encodes these proteins:
- a CDS encoding Rne/Rng family ribonuclease yields MDKELIVRSTSKGVELALLENKKLVELHSEQAEAGFAVGDLFFAKVKKLMPSLNAAFVDVGHDKDAFLHYTDLSPYIKSLIKFTQKAQHDKTPGGFDFYKFNVEPEIVKTGKVTEVLNGRPNLLVQILKEPIASKGPRLSCEISLPGRFIVVTPFNNVVAVSKKIHSADERKRLHKIVESIKPNNIGVIVRTAAEGKNTAELHEDLRSLLESWKEIQLSLRTAKTPTKVLSEENKTTSILRDLLTKDFNRIVLNDKDIYEDTLKYIKKIAPSKADIVKHYQEPQNIFDAYGITKQIKASFGKTINLPSGAYLIIEHTEAMHVIDVNSGYKSISNSQEENALATNLEAAEEIARQLRLRDIGGIIVVDFIDMKSPENRKKVQEAMNEQMKNDRARHALVPISKFGVMQLTRQRMRPEIKINTAEICPTCNGTGKVTSTFLLEDEIENKLGYLITHLHKNITVEVHPIVYSHLTKGVFNSIKKQWKKKFKVPINIIKNNNLNFIDVKFYNQEMEEIKI; encoded by the coding sequence GTGGATAAAGAATTGATTGTCAGAAGCACCTCAAAAGGGGTGGAGCTGGCATTACTGGAAAATAAAAAGCTCGTCGAATTGCATAGCGAACAGGCAGAAGCGGGCTTTGCTGTAGGCGATCTGTTTTTTGCAAAAGTCAAGAAATTAATGCCCAGCCTGAATGCTGCGTTTGTAGACGTAGGTCATGATAAGGATGCTTTTTTACATTATACAGACCTGAGTCCGTATATTAAGAGTTTAATCAAATTTACACAGAAGGCACAGCATGATAAAACACCCGGCGGATTCGACTTTTATAAATTTAATGTAGAGCCGGAAATTGTCAAGACGGGTAAGGTGACAGAAGTACTCAATGGGAGACCTAATCTGCTGGTACAGATCTTAAAAGAGCCTATTGCGTCTAAAGGGCCACGGCTGAGTTGCGAAATATCATTGCCCGGCAGGTTCATTGTCGTGACACCTTTTAATAATGTGGTTGCGGTGTCTAAAAAGATTCATTCCGCTGACGAGCGCAAAAGGCTTCACAAAATTGTAGAGTCGATCAAACCCAATAATATTGGCGTAATCGTACGTACCGCCGCAGAAGGAAAGAACACCGCGGAATTACATGAGGATTTACGCAGCCTACTGGAAAGCTGGAAAGAAATCCAGTTGAGCCTGCGAACTGCCAAGACACCCACCAAGGTATTATCAGAGGAAAATAAGACCACCAGTATACTGCGGGACCTGCTTACCAAGGACTTTAACCGGATTGTACTCAATGATAAGGATATCTACGAAGACACCCTGAAGTATATTAAAAAGATCGCACCGTCTAAAGCAGATATCGTCAAACATTACCAGGAGCCACAAAACATTTTCGACGCTTATGGCATCACCAAACAGATTAAGGCTTCCTTTGGGAAGACCATTAATCTTCCCAGCGGGGCTTATCTGATCATTGAGCATACAGAAGCTATGCACGTGATTGACGTGAATAGCGGCTACAAGAGCATCAGTAACAGTCAGGAAGAGAATGCGCTGGCCACTAATCTGGAGGCGGCTGAGGAAATCGCCCGTCAGTTAAGATTACGGGATATCGGCGGGATCATCGTAGTAGATTTCATTGACATGAAAAGCCCCGAAAACCGTAAGAAAGTTCAGGAAGCCATGAATGAACAGATGAAAAATGATCGTGCACGTCACGCCCTGGTGCCTATTTCCAAATTCGGTGTCATGCAGCTGACGCGTCAGCGGATGCGTCCGGAGATCAAAATCAATACGGCTGAAATCTGCCCCACTTGTAACGGAACCGGTAAGGTTACCTCTACCTTCCTGCTGGAAGATGAGATTGAAAATAAACTGGGTTATCTGATTACCCACCTGCATAAAAATATAACGGTGGAAGTCCACCCCATCGTTTACTCACATCTGACCAAAGGGGTGTTTAACTCTATCAAAAAGCAGTGGAAAAAGAAATTTAAAGTGCCTATTAATATTATTAAAAATAATAATCTGAACTTTATCGACGTTAAATTTTACAACCAGGAAATGGAAGAAATTAAAATCTAA
- the porD gene encoding type IX secretion system protein PorD: MSILKKYTHSLLGLVLCLFLVLDTHSSYAQELNAQVTVIAPQLGTAVDASMVKDLEKQLTDFINQRKWSNDQFATEEKINCNFAIALTSIASQDVYEARLTVQAARPVYNSVYQSVLVNYQDPQFIFKFRPFQKLEFNPSQVAGTEALSANLTATIAYYINIILGMDYDSFGLGKGKPFFKNAHNIVLGAPKAGNIKGWQAFDGQRNRYYLSSNLTAGNMEDIHQIFYTYFRGGLDSLYSHPKEARNSVMKALSDLQKFNQAHAGSMIEQFFMESRTDELVGIFKEAPPDIKNQALAILTELNPNGASKFNEALKN, from the coding sequence ATGTCAATATTAAAAAAATATACACATAGCCTTTTAGGCCTGGTCCTGTGCCTATTCCTTGTTTTAGATACGCATAGCAGCTATGCACAGGAGTTGAATGCCCAGGTGACCGTTATTGCCCCACAGTTAGGTACGGCGGTAGATGCATCGATGGTCAAAGACCTGGAAAAGCAATTAACGGATTTTATCAATCAACGTAAATGGTCTAACGATCAATTTGCAACCGAAGAAAAAATTAACTGCAACTTTGCTATCGCGCTTACCAGCATTGCATCCCAGGACGTGTATGAGGCGCGTCTGACCGTACAGGCGGCCAGACCGGTTTACAACTCCGTTTACCAATCCGTTTTAGTCAACTATCAGGATCCGCAGTTCATCTTTAAATTCCGGCCCTTTCAGAAACTGGAGTTCAATCCTTCTCAGGTGGCAGGAACGGAAGCGCTCTCAGCGAATCTGACAGCTACGATCGCCTATTATATCAATATTATTCTGGGCATGGACTATGATTCCTTCGGGCTGGGAAAGGGCAAGCCTTTTTTCAAAAATGCGCATAATATCGTACTGGGAGCACCTAAGGCTGGTAATATTAAAGGATGGCAGGCTTTTGACGGACAGCGCAACCGTTATTACCTATCCAGTAATCTTACGGCAGGTAATATGGAAGACATTCATCAGATATTCTACACCTATTTCAGGGGCGGGCTGGATAGCCTATACAGTCATCCCAAAGAAGCCAGAAATAGTGTAATGAAAGCACTTTCGGACCTCCAGAAATTTAATCAGGCGCATGCGGGTTCAATGATTGAACAATTTTTTATGGAGAGCAGAACCGATGAACTTGTTGGCATTTTCAAGGAAGCGCCACCAGATATTAAAAACCAGGCACTGGCCATACTGACAGAACTCAATCCCAATGGCGCCTCAAAGTTTAATGAAGCGCTAAAGAATTAA
- a CDS encoding Nramp family divalent metal transporter translates to MKSHTTNHSNHKHQVHKSLSDVHQSIDTTSSRGRGWRKVMAFIGPAYLVSVGYMDPGNWATDLQGGAQFGYKLIWILLLSNLIALLLQNMCARLGVVRQQDLAQANRQTYPKGVNLCLYVLAELAIAACDLAEVLGMAIGINLLTGLPILWGVLITVLDTFLLFYLQRLGMRKMEQFIIGLIAITGLSFLIELLLAKPDMAEVVTGFIPTALNQAELYIAIGIIGATVMPHNLYLHSALVQTRKIKRTEKGIKLALKFNAIDSTIALNLAFFVNAAILILAASVFYTSGNTSVANLEDAHRMLEPLLGSRLAPTLFAIALIAAGQSSTITGTLAGQIVMEGYLNLHMNPMLRRLITRMIAIVPAVSVILIYGESELDKLLIFSQVILSLQLAFAIIPLIYFVSDTYQMGKFAIKKRTQILGWLIAALLIYLNLRMVYGEIAVLFSGAGQLGWKIIAIAGCLGYIALLIATLWYPMRERKNKRLAITRQPPTY, encoded by the coding sequence ATGAAAAGTCATACAACCAACCATTCTAATCATAAACATCAGGTACATAAATCTCTGAGTGATGTCCACCAAAGTATAGACACCACTAGTAGCCGTGGCCGCGGATGGAGAAAGGTGATGGCCTTTATCGGTCCGGCCTATCTTGTCAGTGTCGGGTATATGGATCCGGGCAACTGGGCTACCGATCTACAGGGCGGGGCTCAGTTTGGCTATAAACTGATCTGGATTCTGTTATTAAGCAACTTAATTGCTCTCTTACTGCAGAATATGTGTGCCCGTCTGGGTGTCGTACGCCAGCAGGATCTGGCACAGGCCAACCGCCAGACCTATCCTAAAGGAGTCAATCTCTGTCTTTACGTTTTAGCAGAGCTGGCCATCGCCGCCTGTGATCTGGCAGAGGTGCTGGGGATGGCCATCGGTATTAACCTGCTCACAGGATTGCCGATCCTATGGGGCGTACTGATTACCGTTTTGGACACTTTCTTACTATTTTATCTGCAACGCCTCGGCATGCGTAAAATGGAACAATTTATTATAGGACTGATCGCGATCACAGGGCTTTCCTTTCTGATTGAACTTTTATTGGCCAAGCCGGATATGGCAGAAGTAGTGACGGGCTTTATCCCCACCGCTTTAAATCAGGCTGAACTCTATATTGCCATTGGCATCATCGGAGCAACCGTTATGCCACATAACCTGTACCTGCATTCAGCGCTGGTACAGACACGTAAGATCAAAAGAACGGAAAAAGGCATCAAACTCGCATTAAAATTCAATGCGATTGACAGCACCATTGCCCTAAACCTGGCATTTTTTGTCAATGCCGCTATACTAATACTGGCAGCCAGTGTATTCTATACATCAGGCAATACATCTGTAGCTAATCTGGAAGATGCGCACCGGATGCTCGAACCCCTGCTGGGTTCAAGACTGGCACCTACGTTATTTGCGATTGCGCTCATTGCTGCAGGCCAGAGCTCTACTATCACCGGCACACTGGCAGGGCAGATCGTTATGGAAGGTTACCTGAACCTCCACATGAATCCCATGCTCAGAAGACTCATTACCCGGATGATTGCTATCGTACCCGCCGTAAGCGTGATTTTAATCTATGGAGAATCAGAATTAGATAAGTTACTCATCTTTAGTCAAGTCATTTTAAGCCTGCAGCTCGCATTTGCAATCATTCCGCTGATCTATTTTGTCAGTGACACCTATCAGATGGGAAAATTTGCTATAAAAAAAAGAACGCAAATCCTGGGCTGGCTCATCGCGGCTCTGTTGATTTATTTGAATCTAAGGATGGTATATGGAGAAATTGCCGTGCTTTTCAGCGGCGCCGGACAGCTGGGCTGGAAGATCATAGCCATTGCAGGTTGCCTTGGATACATCGCTTTACTGATCGCTACCCTCTGGTATCCGATGCGGGAGAGAAAAAACAAGAGGCTGGCAATTACTCGCCAACCTCCTACTTACTAA
- a CDS encoding LolA family protein, whose protein sequence is MIKKMMTAAFVSIALIGSSFAQSSANAVLQKVSNTLKGSKGATANFTYSTTDKNQHNLGTIKGTIALKGSKYYIKQGEIEIFSNGQKTWNFNGSDEVTVSAANSGSGTLDPQKLLSGNFVQTDFKSKMVSSNGSFYVIELTPVDARKNFTKVTVYVDKSKNMITKANVLEKRGNTISFKMTDINTSASLPDSKFVFNPAAHPGVEVIN, encoded by the coding sequence ATGATCAAGAAGATGATGACCGCAGCATTTGTTTCTATTGCCTTGATAGGCAGTAGCTTTGCGCAGAGTTCTGCCAATGCTGTATTACAAAAAGTAAGCAATACCCTGAAAGGCTCGAAGGGTGCTACCGCTAATTTCACCTATTCCACAACGGATAAAAACCAACATAATTTAGGTACAATTAAGGGGACAATCGCGCTCAAAGGCAGCAAATATTATATAAAACAAGGTGAGATCGAGATCTTTTCCAATGGCCAAAAAACCTGGAATTTTAACGGTAGTGACGAAGTAACTGTAAGTGCCGCCAACAGTGGAAGTGGCACGCTCGATCCCCAAAAATTGCTTTCGGGCAATTTTGTGCAGACAGATTTTAAATCCAAGATGGTTTCTTCCAACGGCAGTTTTTATGTAATTGAACTGACACCGGTAGATGCCAGAAAGAATTTTACTAAAGTAACGGTCTATGTCGATAAATCTAAAAACATGATCACTAAGGCTAATGTATTAGAAAAACGCGGCAATACTATATCTTTTAAAATGACAGATATAAATACCAGTGCCAGTTTACCCGACAGTAAGTTTGTCTTTAATCCCGCTGCGCATCCCGGTGTTGAAGTAATTAATTAA
- a CDS encoding DUF4296 domain-containing protein, producing MKRFLLKSGFNGKALCFSISLGLLILLSTGCKSKYPPDILKPEEIKPVLFDIMVATAVRQMDTTTATKQHIRDSITLEVHRVLAAHKIDDSLYFRSMAFYEAHPDYLKNLLDSTRAYGNRLQDSLQKKRFAMPDSGHQPAIQPHSVKPAARPAVAPPKKPVNPTVKDSAAVPVEKVKKGLKSKNN from the coding sequence ATGAAGCGTTTTCTCTTAAAATCTGGTTTTAATGGAAAAGCCCTGTGCTTTTCCATCAGTCTGGGCTTGCTCATTTTGCTGTCGACAGGCTGTAAGAGTAAGTATCCGCCCGATATCCTCAAGCCTGAAGAGATCAAACCTGTCCTTTTCGATATAATGGTAGCTACCGCCGTCAGGCAAATGGATACCACGACTGCGACAAAGCAACATATCAGAGACAGTATCACCCTGGAAGTTCACCGGGTACTGGCAGCGCATAAAATAGACGATTCACTGTACTTCAGAAGCATGGCTTTTTATGAAGCACATCCAGATTATTTGAAAAACCTGCTTGATTCTACACGTGCTTATGGAAATAGATTGCAGGATTCTTTGCAGAAAAAAAGGTTTGCCATGCCCGATTCCGGCCATCAACCGGCTATTCAACCTCATTCGGTAAAACCGGCAGCAAGGCCCGCCGTAGCACCTCCAAAAAAGCCTGTAAATCCGACTGTTAAAGACAGCGCGGCGGTTCCGGTTGAAAAAGTTAAAAAAGGCTTGAAAAGCAAAAATAATTAG
- a CDS encoding DNA-directed RNA polymerase subunit omega, with protein MSKLRRQVSPSIPNVIETRSLVAIKGKTGNLYKSIAIVARRAGQINIGIREELHSKLDEFASHTDSLEEIHENKEQIEISKAYERMPNPAILATEEFMADKVYYRDSDADLFE; from the coding sequence ATGAGCAAACTCAGAAGACAAGTTAGTCCAAGTATTCCTAACGTCATCGAAACCAGAAGTTTAGTAGCCATAAAGGGTAAAACAGGCAATCTGTATAAGTCCATTGCCATTGTTGCCCGCAGAGCAGGTCAGATCAACATCGGTATTCGTGAGGAACTGCATTCAAAATTAGATGAATTTGCCAGCCACACCGATAGCCTGGAAGAGATCCATGAAAACAAAGAGCAGATTGAGATCTCTAAAGCTTACGAACGTATGCCCAATCCGGCGATTCTGGCTACTGAAGAATTTATGGCTGATAAGGTATACTACCGTGACAGCGATGCTGATCTGTTTGAGTAA
- a CDS encoding outer membrane protein assembly factor BamD, with product MKRIFQFSLVGLILLVSSCASKYSKVLNSKDNEYRIKMANKYYEEKKYAHAQELYQELFPYLRGTPRHEDAFYKFAYSAYYLKDYQSASLAYQTFMENFPNSSLVPNASYMQAYCLFLSSPKAELDQTATHKAMGLLKAFVNNYPKSEKAAEAQKLIGQCNQKLEEKEYLSAQLYYDLGYFKASHLYFDLLLSDYPASAKADQYMFMIAKSSYEYAKVSIPSAQQERYEQTVEDCTNFLGQFPDSQFKDKATQMKSDAEQQLAKFKKLQNEQTQKTS from the coding sequence ATGAAGAGAATCTTCCAATTTTCCCTGGTGGGTCTGATTTTGCTGGTATCTTCCTGTGCTTCAAAATATTCCAAAGTTTTGAATAGCAAGGACAATGAATATCGTATAAAGATGGCCAACAAGTATTATGAAGAAAAAAAATATGCTCATGCCCAGGAGTTGTATCAGGAATTATTTCCCTATTTAAGAGGTACACCTCGTCATGAAGATGCTTTTTATAAATTCGCGTATAGCGCCTACTACTTAAAAGATTATCAGAGTGCTTCTTTGGCTTATCAGACCTTTATGGAGAATTTTCCAAACAGTTCACTGGTACCCAATGCAAGTTATATGCAGGCTTACTGCCTTTTTTTGAGTTCACCAAAAGCGGAACTGGACCAGACAGCCACGCATAAAGCCATGGGACTTTTAAAAGCCTTTGTTAATAATTATCCTAAATCGGAAAAGGCGGCAGAGGCGCAGAAATTGATCGGGCAGTGTAATCAGAAACTGGAGGAAAAAGAGTATCTTTCTGCACAGCTTTATTATGATCTTGGGTATTTTAAGGCATCCCACCTGTATTTCGATTTGTTGTTGAGCGATTACCCGGCTTCTGCAAAAGCAGACCAGTATATGTTTATGATCGCAAAATCCAGCTACGAATACGCAAAAGTGAGTATTCCTTCAGCACAACAGGAGAGATATGAACAGACAGTTGAGGACTGTACCAACTTTTTAGGTCAGTTCCCAGACAGTCAATTTAAAGATAAGGCGACACAAATGAAAAGTGACGCCGAACAGCAATTAGCAAAATTTAAAAAACTTCAAAATGAGCAAACTCAGAAGACAAGTTAG
- the glgP gene encoding alpha-glucan family phosphorylase, with protein MSNFKLGSFYPISEKYSKRAAYFSMEFAIHQPLKIYSGGLGFLAGSHLRSAYELSQHLVGIGILWKFGYYDQSRNADQTMQAGWSEKHYSFLQDTGIRYTIKIHDADVWVKVLYLAPEVFKTAPLFLLSTDLPENDYVSQTITHRLYDANEATKVAQYILLGVGGAKLLDLLEYDAEVYHLNEAHGLPAAFYLQQKLGSKQAVKEKLVFTTHTPEEAGNEKHSIYLCEKMSYFCGLPLEEVRQLTGIEGDQFDHSLVALRYARLANGVSALHGRVASEMWGHYADTCKIISITNAQNWTYWADKQLYRFFNQGEDWLLDDRKQYLKKRAFEIVADQTGKIFDPKVLTIVWARRFAGYKRADLLLQDEARFLKLIENTRYPVQIIFAGKPYPMDYAAIGTFDRLVNESKKYKNIAVLVGYELTLSKRLKQAADVWLNNPRVPREASGTSGMTAAMNGAINFSTHDGWIPEFINHGHNGFVVPPVAYTHMQQHEQDSYDLNKLYEILEGQILPTYYDEYDTWRQIMKNAMRDVRYQFDSNRMTHEYYESLY; from the coding sequence ATGAGCAATTTTAAATTAGGATCATTTTATCCTATCAGTGAAAAGTATAGTAAACGTGCGGCATATTTCTCCATGGAATTTGCGATTCATCAACCCCTGAAAATATATAGCGGTGGTTTGGGCTTTTTGGCAGGATCACATCTACGCAGTGCCTATGAACTCAGCCAACACCTGGTCGGTATCGGCATACTGTGGAAATTCGGGTATTATGACCAAAGCCGCAATGCAGATCAGACCATGCAGGCCGGTTGGTCAGAGAAACATTATAGTTTTTTGCAAGATACCGGCATTCGCTATACCATCAAAATACATGACGCCGATGTCTGGGTAAAAGTTTTATATCTGGCACCGGAGGTTTTTAAAACGGCACCGCTGTTTTTACTCAGTACGGATCTGCCGGAAAATGATTATGTCAGCCAGACCATTACCCACAGGCTCTATGATGCCAATGAGGCGACCAAGGTCGCCCAGTATATACTGTTGGGAGTAGGGGGGGCTAAGTTGCTGGATTTGCTGGAATATGACGCTGAAGTCTATCACCTGAATGAAGCCCACGGGCTGCCGGCTGCCTTTTATCTTCAGCAAAAACTTGGAAGCAAGCAGGCCGTTAAGGAAAAACTGGTCTTTACCACCCATACGCCGGAGGAGGCGGGCAATGAAAAGCATAGCATTTATCTTTGTGAGAAGATGTCCTATTTTTGCGGTTTGCCACTGGAGGAAGTCAGGCAGTTAACCGGCATTGAGGGAGATCAATTCGATCATTCTCTGGTCGCACTGAGGTATGCGAGGCTGGCCAACGGCGTTTCTGCCTTACATGGTCGCGTGGCCAGCGAAATGTGGGGGCATTACGCGGATACCTGTAAAATCATCTCAATTACCAATGCACAAAACTGGACATATTGGGCAGATAAACAACTATACCGCTTTTTCAATCAGGGAGAAGACTGGTTGCTGGATGACCGTAAACAATACCTGAAAAAAAGAGCCTTCGAGATCGTGGCAGACCAGACAGGAAAAATATTTGACCCCAAAGTCCTGACCATCGTATGGGCCAGAAGATTCGCTGGGTATAAAAGGGCAGATTTGCTTTTGCAGGATGAAGCCAGGTTTTTAAAACTCATAGAAAATACCCGTTACCCGGTACAGATTATTTTCGCGGGTAAGCCCTATCCTATGGATTACGCGGCCATTGGCACTTTTGACCGTCTGGTTAACGAGAGTAAAAAATATAAGAATATTGCCGTACTTGTGGGATATGAACTGACGCTCAGCAAGCGGCTGAAGCAGGCCGCAGATGTCTGGCTCAATAACCCCCGGGTGCCCAGAGAGGCCTCCGGCACGAGCGGCATGACTGCCGCCATGAACGGCGCTATTAATTTTTCGACGCACGATGGCTGGATTCCCGAATTTATTAACCATGGCCATAACGGTTTTGTCGTGCCTCCTGTAGCGTATACCCATATGCAGCAACATGAGCAAGATAGCTATGATCTGAATAAACTCTATGAAATCCTGGAAGGGCAGATATTGCCCACTTATTATGATGAATATGACACCTGGCGTCAGATCATGAAAAATGCTATGCGGGATGTGCGCTATCAGTTTGACAGTAATCGAATGACACATGAATATTATGAATCTCTTTACTGA
- a CDS encoding HU family DNA-binding protein: MRKSDLVNNISEKTGIPKVDVLVTIEGFLKEVKENLAEGNNIFIRGFGSFIAKKRAAKIGRNIKKNIAVEIPEHYIPAFKPSKEFVNDVKEKLKTN, from the coding sequence ATGAGAAAGTCAGATCTGGTAAACAACATTTCCGAGAAGACCGGAATCCCAAAAGTGGATGTACTGGTGACCATCGAAGGTTTCCTTAAAGAAGTTAAAGAGAACCTGGCCGAAGGCAACAATATTTTCATCAGGGGCTTTGGTAGTTTTATTGCCAAAAAAAGGGCAGCAAAAATCGGACGCAATATCAAAAAGAATATTGCGGTAGAAATTCCGGAACATTATATTCCGGCGTTTAAGCCTTCAAAAGAATTCGTTAATGATGTCAAAGAAAAGCTTAAAACGAACTAA
- a CDS encoding tetratricopeptide repeat protein, which produces MKKQQLILVGSGLVIILLMYIFGNTIPPKSSTAGMGGPDVGAEVPALTTHDVLSAAKSKLPPGEQTRITTLENNVDRGDIKDLKIKQYTQLSRFWGDTVGNMPLSSYYLGQAAKLESSEQNLTFAARKLLSYVFVEQSQPMQTWMATNAKELFEKALEINPKNDSAIVGLGGCYMFGNLSGNPMEQILKVRKVAEEHPDNLYAQMMLALGAVKTGQYDKAAERFLIVVQHQPGNLEAIFNLADVYDRMGDKGNAIKWYQKAKDMIQVPEAKKEIQQRIEALQQQSS; this is translated from the coding sequence GTGAAAAAACAGCAGTTAATACTTGTGGGAAGTGGTCTGGTCATTATTTTGTTGATGTATATCTTCGGTAATACGATCCCTCCTAAAAGTAGTACAGCTGGCATGGGTGGTCCGGATGTTGGCGCAGAAGTGCCCGCACTGACCACCCATGATGTTTTATCCGCAGCCAAGTCCAAGTTGCCCCCAGGTGAACAGACCCGAATTACCACGCTGGAAAATAATGTCGACCGGGGAGATATAAAAGACCTGAAAATCAAACAATATACCCAACTCTCCAGGTTCTGGGGAGATACCGTCGGCAATATGCCTCTAAGTTCTTATTATTTAGGGCAGGCAGCAAAATTGGAAAGTTCAGAACAAAATCTTACCTTTGCAGCCCGAAAGTTGTTGTCCTATGTGTTTGTGGAGCAAAGTCAGCCCATGCAAACCTGGATGGCGACCAACGCGAAAGAGTTATTTGAAAAGGCATTGGAAATTAACCCCAAGAATGATTCTGCTATTGTAGGCCTGGGTGGTTGTTATATGTTTGGCAACCTGTCTGGTAATCCGATGGAACAGATTCTAAAGGTGCGCAAGGTAGCAGAAGAGCATCCGGATAACCTGTATGCACAAATGATGCTGGCATTAGGTGCTGTCAAAACAGGACAGTATGATAAGGCGGCGGAACGTTTTCTGATTGTCGTACAACATCAACCGGGTAATCTGGAGGCGATCTTTAATCTGGCAGATGTTTATGATCGGATGGGGGATAAGGGAAATGCCATTAAATGGTATCAAAAGGCGAAGGACATGATTCAAGTGCCTGAAGCTAAAAAAGAGATCCAGCAAAGAATTGAAGCATTGCAGCAGCAATCATCATAA
- the coaBC gene encoding bifunctional phosphopantothenoylcysteine decarboxylase/phosphopantothenate--cysteine ligase CoaBC: MLTSVLQGKKILLAVTGSIAAYKIITLTRLLIKAGAEVKVVMTKEATKFASPLVLGTLSKHPVYRDLTEGDSWNNHVALGRWADLMVVAPLSCNTLAKMASGLCDNLMMAVYLSATCPVLVAPAMDEDMWHHPATRANIERLKEYGHTVLQVGAGELASGLVGEGRMAEPEQLLSAIRTALRAKTLQGKKVLITSGPTREPLDPVRFIANHSTGKMGAALADAFYEKGATVLFVHGPGSKLPTYPEITKVAVHTAAEMYKAAVAGFSDVDIAVLAAAVADYTPETVADKKIKKKEASFTLPLIKTQDILKTLGENKGGKLLIGFALETDNSLENARKKLEEKKADFIVLNSMQEPGAGFGYDTNKVSILSSKGQISESTLASKAEIANFIIETALESDK, from the coding sequence GTGTTAACATCTGTGTTACAAGGAAAGAAGATACTACTGGCTGTTACCGGCAGTATTGCCGCATATAAGATCATTACCCTGACCCGGTTGCTTATAAAGGCGGGTGCGGAAGTAAAGGTTGTGATGACAAAAGAAGCGACGAAATTCGCTTCTCCGCTGGTATTGGGGACGCTGTCCAAGCATCCCGTCTACAGGGATCTGACAGAAGGGGATAGCTGGAATAATCATGTAGCTCTCGGCCGTTGGGCGGATCTTATGGTAGTCGCACCACTGAGCTGTAATACCCTGGCCAAGATGGCCAGTGGTTTATGTGATAATCTTATGATGGCTGTTTACCTTTCAGCTACCTGTCCCGTACTTGTGGCGCCGGCAATGGATGAGGATATGTGGCATCATCCTGCCACGCGGGCTAACATAGAACGCCTGAAGGAATATGGACATACCGTTTTACAGGTAGGGGCGGGGGAGTTGGCCAGTGGACTGGTCGGTGAAGGGCGAATGGCTGAGCCGGAACAGTTGCTTAGTGCGATACGTACTGCGCTCAGGGCAAAGACACTGCAAGGCAAAAAAGTGCTGATCACTTCAGGTCCCACTCGTGAGCCGCTGGACCCGGTCCGTTTCATCGCCAATCATTCCACCGGTAAAATGGGAGCAGCCCTGGCAGACGCGTTTTATGAAAAAGGGGCGACCGTCCTTTTTGTCCATGGGCCCGGCAGCAAATTGCCGACGTATCCGGAGATTACTAAGGTGGCCGTGCATACCGCAGCGGAGATGTACAAGGCGGCGGTCGCAGGATTTTCAGATGTGGATATTGCGGTATTGGCAGCCGCGGTAGCGGACTATACACCGGAAACGGTAGCCGATAAAAAAATAAAAAAGAAAGAAGCCAGTTTCACATTACCGCTTATTAAAACCCAAGATATTTTAAAGACCCTTGGCGAAAATAAAGGAGGTAAACTGTTAATAGGGTTTGCCCTGGAAACAGATAATTCCCTGGAAAATGCGCGTAAAAAGCTGGAGGAGAAGAAAGCAGATTTTATTGTGCTTAATTCGATGCAGGAACCTGGCGCCGGGTTTGGTTATGATACCAATAAAGTCAGCATTCTTTCCAGCAAGGGGCAAATCAGTGAAAGTACGCTGGCCAGCAAAGCAGAAATTGCCAATTTTATTATTGAGACAGCGCTGGAATCTGACAAGTAA